DNA sequence from the Sphingomonas bisphenolicum genome:
TCCAGCCTGGCGGGCGGCAGCAACCCCAATTGGGGGCGACGCATCGGCAGTGTCGCCGCCATCTTCCTGGGCGCGGCGATCGGCGCGTTCCTCGTCACCCATGGCGGGCTGGTCGCACCGCTGCTTCTGGCCGGTATGCTGGTATTGGCCGGGACGCTGGCCTGCATGTTGCACCCCGCAGCCGGCGATATGGTGGCGGGCTGATCCTGCGGTGCCCGCTCGATCCGTCGATCGGGCGCGAACCCGTCACGCTGCTCAGACATCGCCCATCCCGTGCAGTTCCAGATCGTCCTTTCCGAGCGCCACGAACTGGTCGAGCAGCCAGGACGCGGCCGGGCCCGGCGGCGTGTCGCGTCGCCATACGCCGGCAAAGCGGTAGGTGCCGCCCAAATGATCGGGCATGGCGAGTCGCACCAGCGTCCCCGCGACCAGATCCGGCTCGATCATCGGCAGCGGCATATTGCCCCAGCCGATCCCTTCGCGCAGCAGCGCGTGCTTGGCGCCTAGGTCGGCGAGCCGCCAGGTCTTGGGGCTCATCACCGAATAATCCTGTCCCTCGGTGAAGCGCGAGCGGTCGGTCAGCACCAACTGGGTATAGTCCCGGCCCGCACCCGGCGGGATGCGTTCCATGCGGCCGAGCGGATGATCGGGCGCGGCGACCGGCACCATCGGCACGGACCCCGCCGCGATGCATTCGACCCCCTCGACCCCCGCAGCGAGCGGCCCGGAAATGCCGACCACCGCCGCGCGATCCAGCACCATCGCCGTGATCGCGCCCAGCGCCTCGACATGCAGGCGCAACTGTACCGTCGGAAATTCCGCGGCGAAGGCGCGCAATACCCGACCCAGCCGTTCGGATGGCACCATGACGTCGACCGCCAGGTCGACCTCTGCTTCCAGTCCGTCCAGCAGGCCCTTCACCTTGGCGCGCAGTCCGTCAATGCCGTGCGATATGCTGCGCGCTTCGGCCAGCAACGCACGGCCCGCCACGGTCAGTTGCGGCTTGCGCGTCCCCTCCCGCTCAAACAGCATCAGGCCCAATTGCGCCTCCAGATTGGCGACACCATAGCTGATGACCGAAACCGCCCGGTTGAGACTGCGCCCGGCGGCCGCGAAACTGCCCGTATCGACGATGGTCAGGAAGATGCGCAACTGGTCGAAGGTCGGTGTACCGGGCGTATGCACTATTCCATTTCCTCGAACGTTCAGCGAGTTTTTATTCCTGCAATCGGGACGACCGGCAAGCTTTAAAACTATCGCGAGCGATATCGGCCGATGTCCTTCTACAGGCGGTTTGACGCCCGCGTCGGACCGTTCTACCCGCGCAGCCATGATTGCGCTCCTGTCCCCCGCCAAGACGCTCGATTTCGAGCGCACGCTACCGCCGCTTGAGGCATCGACCCCGCATTTCGCGCAGGAGGCGCGCAGTCTCGCCAAATCGGCGGCGAACCTGACGCAGAAACGACTGTCGGAGTTGATGCATATTTCTCCGCGCCTCGCCAAGCTCAATGCCGACCGGTTTCGCGACTTTGCGGACCTGCCCGAACGGCCGGCGCTGTTCGCCTTTGCCGGCGACGTCTATACCGGCTTCGAGGTGGATACGCTGGATGCGGCCGGCGTCGCTTTCGCGCAGGACCATGTTCGCATGTTGTCGGGCCTCTACGGCCTGTTGCGGCCGCTCGACGCCATCCGGCCCTATCGGCTCGAAATGGGCACGCGCTGGGCGCCGCGCCGCAAAAGCCTGACCGACTGGTGGGATGACCGGATCGCGCAGTTCCTGCTGGCCCAGCTTGCCGAGGAAGGATCGGGCGTCTTACTCAACCTTGCCAGCCAGGAATATTTCGCGGCGGTCAAGGGCAGGCTGGGCAAGGTCCGGGTGATCGAGGTCGAATTTCGCGAACCCGGTCCGAACGGTCCGCGCTTCATAAGCTTCAATGCCAAGCGGGCGCGGGGCATGATGGCGCGCTGGTTGTGCGAGCATCATATCACGGACGTGGATGCGATGCGCGGGTTCGACAGCGACGGCTATCGCTTCGACGCTGAAGAGAGCGACGCGGATCGCTGGCGTTTCAGCCGGACATGACCCCAGGCAGCAAGGCGTCCGCCGTCATCATCGGCGCATCCGGCGGTATTGGCGGGGCATTGGAAGCGACGCTGATGGAGGAAGGCGCGTTTGCCGTCGTCCACGGTTTCGCGCGCTCCCGAAGCGACGCGCAGCATATCGATCTGCGGGATCAGTCCAGCATCGCCAAGGCCGCCGCGCATGTGGCCAGCGGCCCCGCGCCGACCCTGGTCATCGTCGCGACAGGTTTGCTGCATGAAGGCGACAGAGGCCCGGAAAAGGCGCTGCGGGATCTCGATCCGGACTGGCTCGCGCAAATCTATGCGATCAACGCGATCGGTCCCGCGCTGGTGGCGAAGCATTTCCTGCCGATCATGCCCAAAGCAGGCCGCACGGTGTTCGCGGCGCTGTCGGCGCGGGTGGGATCGATTAGCGACAATCGCCTGGGCGGGTGGCACGGCTATCGCGCGGCCAAGGCCGCGCTCAATATGCTGGTCCGCACCCTGGCGATCGAGGAACGCCGCCGCAACGATCGGGCGATCGTCGTGTCGTTGCATCCCGGCACGGTCGATACGCAATTGTCGCGCCCGTTCCAGGCCAATGTCCCGGCGGGGCGCCTGTTCGATGCGGAACGCGCGGCGTTGCAACTGCTGGACGTGATCGAGGGCTTGAAGGCGCCCGACAGTGGCAAGCTGTTCGATTTTCAGGGCGAGGAAATCGCGTTCTGACGGGCGCGCGCGGATGATGTCACCCCGTTCTGAATAGGCCCAAGCTGAGGCTTCAAAGCGGCCGAACAGGCTGCCGCCTCAGCCTCCTTCGACCAGAGCGGGCTGGAGGAAAGAGGCGAGGCGGCCGCTGATGATTGTTTCCGCCTCATCGACGATGCGCGCCAGCAGATCGGCGCAGGTGGGAATGTCGTGGATCAGCCCCTGAATTTGCCCAGCCCAGATCAGACCAGCCTCCAGATTTCCGGTTTCAAGCGCGTCGCGTCCCTTGGCGCCGGACACGAGCGCACGGATATCCTCGAAAACGGCATCGGCTTGCGCGCTGATCTCCACTACCTGGTCCGACACGCCGTTCCTGGCGACGCGGCCGGTATTGTGGAATTTGCGGAAGATCAGGTTGGTGTCGCGCTCGTCATTGTCGATGATGAACTGTTTTACGCGCTCATGGATAGGCGCCTCGACCGTGGCGCAGAAGCGGGTGCCCATGTTGATGCCCTCTGCCCCCAGCGCCAGCGCCGCCGCAAGGCCGCGCCCGTCGCCGATCCCGCCGCTCGCCAGCATCGGGATTGTCACCTTGTCGGCCGCAGCCGGGATCAGGATCAGGCCCGGTATATCGTCTTCGCCCGGATGGCCCGCACATTCGAAGCCGTCGATGGAAATGATGTCCACGCCCATGCGCTCCGCGGACAGGGCATGCCGGACGGCGGTGCATTTGTGCAGGACGGTGATGCCGTGCCCCTTGAAATCGTCGACATGCGCCTGCGGCTTGTGGCCCGCCGTCTCGACGATCGTGACGCCGCTGTCGATGATCGCCCTGCGATACTCGGCATAGGGCGGCGGCGTCACCGACGGCAATATGGTGAGGTTCACGCCGAACGGCCTGTCGGTCATCGCGCGGCAACGATCGATTTCCCGCCGCAGGTCGTCGGGCGTAGGCTGAGTCAGAGCGGTGAGGATGCCAAGACCACCGGCATTGGACACGGCCGCCGCCAGTTCGGCGCGGCCGACCCACATCATGCCGCCCTGGACGATCGGATGTTCGATGCCGAGCAGTTGCGTGATGCGCGTCTTCAACGCCATTACAGCGCCTCCACGATCGTCACATTGGCGATGCCGCCGCCTTCGCACACTGTCTGAAGCCCATAGCGCTTCCCGCGCGCGCGCAGCTCGTGGATCAAAGTCGCCATCAGCTTCGTGCCGGTCGCGCCCAGCGGATGGCCAAGCGCGATCGCGCCGCCATTGACGTTGAGCCTGGCCGGGTCGGCGTCTAGCGCCTGGAGCCAGGCAAGCGGCACCGGCGCAAAGGCTTCGTTCACTTCATACAGATCGATGTCGTCGATCGTCATGCCCGCCCGTTCCAGCGCCTTGCGCGTGGCGAATACCGGCTCTTCCAGCATGATGACCGGGTCACCGGCTGTTACCGTCATGTTCACGATCCGCGCCAGTGGCGTCAGATTATGCGCCTTGAGCGCCCGTTCGTTGACGACCAGCACGGCCGATGCGCCGTCGCAAATCTGGCTGGCATTGGCAGCCGACACCACGCCGCCTTCCTTGAGCAGCTTGACTGATCCGATGCCTTCCAGCGTCGCGTCGGCACGAACGCCCTCATCCTTCACATGGACGCCGCCCTCGACCGCCAGCGGCACGATCTGTCCGACGAAGCGATCGGCCTCGGTGGCGGCTGCGGCGCGCTGGTGGCTTTGCAGTGCATAGCGGTCCAGCGTCTCGCGATCGAAGCCATATTTGGCTGCGATCATTTCGGCGCCTTCGAACTGGCTGAAGCTCTCCACGCCAAAGCGCTGCTTGACGCGGTCGCTGAACGGGCCGACGCCCACGCCTTCGCGCTGATGATAGGCGGTGTTGGAGAACATCGGTACGCGCGTCATGCTTTCCGCGCCGGCCGCGATGACGACATCCTGTGTGCCGGACATGACTGCCTGCGCCGCGAATTGCAGCGCCTGCTGCGATGATCCGCACTGGCGATCGATGGTGACGGCGGGTACGCTCTGGGGCAGGCGGGACGCGAGCACGGCATTGCGGGCAAAGGCGAAGGCTTGCTCGCCCGCCTGCGTCACGCAACCCAGGATGACGTCCTCTATCGCGGCGGGATCGATGCCGCTGCGGTCGACCAGCGCGTTCAGCACCTCGCCGCCCATGTCGGCCGGATGCCAGCCGGCGAGCGCACCATTGCGGCGTCCACCCGCGGTTCGTACGGCGTCAACGATGAAAGCTTCGGTCATGTCATGCGTCTCCTGAGAAATCGGGTTTGCGCCGGCCAAGGAATGCCGCGACCCCTTCGCGACATTCGGCGCTGCCACCGGCTGCCGCGATGCTGCGCGTCTCGCGCTCCAACTGGCCTTCGAGCGGGCTGTGCGAGCTTTCCAGCAACAGCGCCCGCGCGCCGGCTATGGCGCCGGTCGGCCCATCGGCCAGCATCCGCGCCGTCTTCGCCATCTCCGGCGCCAGTTGGTCATCCGGTACGGTGCGCGTCACCAGGCCGATCGCGGCGGCTTCTTCGGCGCTGACCTTGCGATTGGTCAGGATGATTTCCTGCGCGCGGCGCAGTCCGACATGGCGCGGGAGCAGCCAGGACATGCCGCCATCGGGGGTCAGGCCGACGCTGCCATAGGCCGCGATGAAATGGGCCGAATGCGCCGCGATCACGACATCGCCCGATATGGCGAGGCTGAGGCCCGCGCCTGCTGCCGGGCCGTTCACCGCTACCAACAATGGCTTGTCCATTCGCAGCAACCGCGTCACCGCCATGTGCAGCGTGCCTGCCAGCCGGCCGAGAAAGGCCGGCACCTGATCGCCCGCCGCATCGAAGGCGGATATATCGCCGCCGCCGCAGAACAGCTTGCCATGGCCGGTGAGTACGACACAGCGGATAGCCGGATCATTATCGCAGCGGATAGCGGCGTCCAGCAGCGCATCGGCCAGCGGTTGATTAACGGTATTGCCGGCCGCCGGGCGGTTGAGTGTCAGCGTGGCGACGGCGCCATCCACGCTGACCAGAACGGGAAGCGCGCTCATCGGCATGTCTCCATCGACCGGCGCGCCAGGGCGGACAGGCGGGGCAGGGCCTTCGCGCGCTCGCGCGCATGGGCGGACGCCGCCGTGCCGCGGATCACGCGGCCCCTGATGCCGTGGAAGATCGCCGCCAGCCGGAAATAGTTGAAGGCGATGTAGAAATCCCAGTTGGGAATGCCGCTCCGGCCCGTTCGCGCGCAATAGGCCGCGACATAGTCCGCCTCGTCCGGAATATTCAGCGCGCCGATATCCACGCCGCCCAGTCCCGCCACGATATCGGGCGGCATCTGGTACATCATAGCATGATAGGCGAAGTCGGCCAGCGGATGGCCCAGCGTCGACAATTCCCAGTCCAGCACCGCCAGCACGCGTGGCTCGGTCGGATGGAAGATCATGTTGTCGCAACGGAAATCGCCATGGACGATGCTGCTTTCCTCGCCGGCCGGAATATTCTCTGGCAGCCAGGCGATCAGCGCATCCATGTCCGCGTCGCGCCCGGCATCCGCATCCTCCAGATATTGCCTGGTCCAGCGACCGATCTGCCGCGCGAAATAATTGCCCGGCTTGCCATAATCGGCCAGCCCGATCGCGGCATAATCGACCCCATGCAATTGCGCGATCGTCGCATTCATGGCGTCGAAATAGGCCGGTCGCTCCGCGTTGGAGACGGTCGGGAAGGTCGCGTCCCAGAAGATCCGGCCCTCGACCATGTCCATGATATAGAACCAGCTGCCGATGACGCTCTCGTCGGTGCAGAGGCCCAAGACATGCGCCACCGGGAAGCCGACGCCGCCCAAAGCGGTCAATATCCGCGCCTCGCGATCGACGGCGTGGGCGCCTCTCAGCGTATCGCCCGGTGGCTTGCGACGCAGCACATAGAAGCGGCCAGGCGTCACCAACTTATAGGTCGGGTTGGACTGCCCGCCCTTGAACTGTTCGACGCGCAGCGGCCCGGCATAGCCCTCGACATGCGCGGCCATCCAGCATGCGAGCGCATCCTCGTCGAACCGATAGGTGTCGCGCACGGCCGTCGTGCCGGCATTGGCGTCCTCTCCGACGCCGCTCATGGCTTGCCCTTTTCCGACTGGGCCGCTTTCCAGTCCCGCCTGATCTTTTTGGCCAGGCTCCATTTGTGGACTTCTGTCGGGCCGTCATAGATGCGGAAGGCGCGAATCTCGCGATAGACCTGTTCGACGATGGTGTCGCTGGTCACGCCGGAACCGCCCATTACCTGCACGCAGCGATCGGCTACGCGCATCAGGGCCTCGGACACCGCGACCTTGGTCATGGAGCTTTCCGCCGTGCCCAGCGATCCGCCATCCAGCACCTCCGCACACCAGTCGATCATCAACTCGCACTGCTTCAGGTCGATCATATTGTCCGCCAGCATGAAGCCGACGCCCTCATGGTCGATCAGCGTCTTGCCGAAGGCCATGCGCCGATTGGCGTAATCGGTTGCGATTTCGTGCGCGCGGATGCACGCGCCCAGCCAGCGCATACAATGCGACAGCCGCGCCGGGCTCAGGCGCACCTGCGCATATTGGAACCCCTCGCCCGGATTGCCCAGCATCTGGTCGGCCGGCACGCGCAGATTGTCGATGGTCAGGACGGCATGGCCACCCGGCATCGAACTGTCGATCGTATTGGGGACATGGTCGATGCGGATCGCCGGGTCGGGCAGGTCGACCAGGAACATGCACGCACCGTCTTGCGACTTGGCCATGACGATGCCGATCCCCGCGCCGTCGGCCCCGGTGATGAACGCCTTGCGCCCGTTGACGACCCAGTGATTGCCATCCTGATGGCAGGTCGTCTGCATCATCGACGGGTCCGATCCCGCCCCACCATCGGCCGCAGGTTCGGTCATGAAGAAGGCCGATCGGGTGCGGCCCTCGATCAACGGCTTGAGAAACCGTTCCTTGATCTCCGCACTGCCGACCTTGCCGAGCAGATAGATATTGCCTTCATCGGGCGCGGCTGTGTTGCACGCCAGCGGTCCCAGCGGCGACAACCCCGTCTTCGCCAGCACGATGGCGGTTTCCTGCTGGCTGAGATGGCTGCCATCCTCCAGGATATGCGGAGTCAGTACGCCCGCTGCCCGCGCCTTGTCCTTCAGTTCGATGACCAGTTCCTCGGTGGGGCAGTCATGATGGTCCCGACGCGGATCATGCTCATAGGGAACGACGACATCGCGGACAAAGGCTTCGACCTTTGCTGCGATCGCGGCGGTGCGCTGGGGACCGACGCCGCTCATGCCGATGCCGCGGCCTTCGCTCGCGCCGTTACGATCGCCGCCAAACCGCTGATATCCATGCGCAATCCTCTTCGCTGTTTGTCGATAACCGCGCCGCAGCCGGACAATAGGCCGGGGGGGCAGGCGCCATCATTCGAATCAAGAAACCCGTTAGACCAATATGCACTCATGAGTGTATTGTGCTTTGGCAGGTTTCCTGTCAAGCATCGGGGCATGCAGGACGTTTCACCTTTCAGGAATGCGGCGCAGCGCGAGACGGACAGGGCGGCCAAGCGGGACGCGGTGTTGCGCGCCGCCGTCCGGATGTTCAACGAACGCGGATTTTTCGCGACGTCGCTCGATGACGTCGCGGCCAGTCTCGGCATCTCCAAGCGCACCATCTATCATTATCTGGCGAACAAGGATCAGGTGCTGCTGGAATGCGTGACCATCGGATTGCAACAATTGCTGCAGGCGGCGGAAGAGGCGCGTGCCGAATCGGGCAATGGCCGTGATCGCCTCATGAAGTTCCTGCGCCGTTATGCCGAAATCAACATGGACGATTTCGGCCGGTGCGTCATCCGCACGGGCGAAGAAGCCTTGTCGCGCGAGAGCCTGCCGCGCTACCGCGCGCTCAAGAAGGAAATCGACGTCGCGCTGCGCCAGATGCTGCGCGAAGCGATAGACGATGGCTCGATCGCGCCGATTGACGTGAAAATCGCCGCTTTTACGCTGGCTGGCGCCTTGAACTGGCCGGCGCGCTGGCATGAACCAGACGGCGCATTGTCGACCTCGCAGATCGCCGATGCTATGGTGGATATTCTCATGGCCGGGCTGGATTCACGCAGCGCCTGAGCGGAAACATGGATGGCGATCGACCGCTTATCCTCCCTGCTACAGCCCTTCGGCCTCGACCCAATGGGCGCTGGTGACCTGACGGGCGAGCGCCCAGACCTGTCTCCGGATGTCCGGTACGGCGACGATTTCCCAATGCGCGCCGCGGGTCATCGGCCCTACGACATGCAGGCGCGGCTGCGCGCGGCCGTCGGCGGCGATGGCATGGCATTGGCGATCGACGTCGATGCCGATCGCCAGCGGATCGGGCCGGATGTCGCCCCGGTCGAACAGGTTGCGCAGCAGCGGATCGGTCACGCGCCGCAGGTCGCCAAGCGGTCCCGTGCAGTTGATCACCCGCGTCACTGTCAGCGTCTCGTTTTGCTCGCCTCCGCGCGGACGCAGTTCCACGATCAGGCCGTCGCCATCGGGCGTCGCCGTCTCCACCTTCGCCGCCCGGACCGCCAGCCGTCCTCGCGCGCGCAGTCCGTCCAGCCGTTCGGCGACTTGCGGCGCGACCCGGTGGCGATGGACATCCCAATAGGGGCGCAGGTGACGCAGGAAGCGGCTGCGTTCGGCTGCGCTGGCGGCGCGCCACATGTCGGCGCTGAAGGGCCGCAATTCGTCCACCGCATTGCGCCATCCGATCTCCGCCGCCCGTTTCCGTACCCCACCTAGCAGCAGCGAAACCGGCCCTGCCGGTCGTTCTACCCGGACGGCACAGGGCGGGGCGGGCGCATGGGCGTGCGGAGTCAGGCCACGGCGCGACAGGGCGACGATCTTGCCCCGAAACCCCGCACTGTCCAGGCTCAATGCGCAATCGATGGCGGTCAGTCCGCTGCCCAGCAATACAACCGCGTCGTCGCTACCCAGGCCTGTGGCGATGTTCGCCGCCCAGGGATCATCGATATAGGCGGGGCGATCAAGGCCGACAAAGGCGGGCAGGTCGTGCGGGGGCAGGTTGCCCGGCGCGATCACGGCGATATCCGTTGTCAGGGTGGCGCCCGATCGTAGCCTCATGCATGCGCGGTCATCCGCAACGATCAGGTCTGTAGCCTCGTCGCTGACGATGCTGATCCGGTCGCCAGCGGTTGCACGCGCCTCATCCAGCAGTGCGCATAAATAGGCGCCATAATCGCGTCGGGTGGCGAAGCTGCCCTCCTGGCCCAATCCTTGCGCCGTCAGCCAGTTCGCGAAATGGCCGGGCTGATCGGGAAGCGCGCTCATATTGGCGGCGCGGACGTTGAGGATATGGCCGGCCTGCGCCGCGCCATAGGCCAGGCCGCGTCCCAGCCGGTCGGGACGTCGCTCCACCAGCGTCACCCGGACATTGCCGTGCCGCAACAGGTTGATCGCCAGCAGTACGCCGCTGAAGCCTCCGCCGACGATGGCGACATGATCGACCTTCAGCATGGATCAAGCATTTCTAATGGTTCGCCCAACATTGCTTGTGGGACATATCTCTACTGTTGAAATAGATAAAGTCTCAATTATCGAATGGAAGGACGATCATGCGCCTGTTACGTTCCCTTGGCCAACGCTGGACGCGGCTACGGATAGCCGCGCGGCGCGAGTTTCTGCGCGATCCCGATGTGGTCCTGTTCGACCGTCGACCTGATCCGGCGCGCGAAGCGGCGCAGGGGCGCTGACATGCTCTCGCGGCGCGCGTTCCTGGGGGCTGGGGCGTCAACCTGCCTCATCCTCTCTGGGTGCAGCGCGGCCAAGAGTGGTCGGCCGAAACTGCGTGTCTCCGTCACCGGAAAGGGGGAGGGCGACACCCGTCTGCTGTTCAAGGCAGCCGGGATCGCCCCCGAAGGCTTCGATCTGGCCTATAGCGAGTTCCAGTCCGGCCATCTGGTCGTGGAAGCCCTGAATGGCGGCTCGCTCGATTATGGCGGCATGAGCGAAATCCCGCCGATCTTCGCGGCGGCCTCCACCATCCAGAGCTTCCGCCAGATCGCGGTCGCCCATGGCGACGTCAACAACCAGGTCGTGCTGGTGCCCAAAGGTTCGAAGGCGAAGACGATCGCCGATCTCAAGGGAAGGCGCGTGGGCTATGTCCGCGCCACTACCTCGCAATATTTCCTGATCCGCATGTTGGAAGAGGTCGGCCTGAGCTGGGACGACATCACCCCGGTGGCGATGGGCGTGTCCGATGGCGCTGCAGCTTTCTCGCAAGGCGCTCTCGACGGCTGGGCGATCTATGGTTTCCCAATCCAGCGCGCCATCGCGACGGAGGGCGCGCGCATACTCAAGACCGCCAACGGCATATTGTCGGGCAACTATCTGGTGTCGGCGCATGTCGATGCGCTGGCCGATCTCGATAAAGCCAGGCTGATCGGCGACTATCTGGCGCTGGTACAGAAAGCCTATGGCTGGGCAGCGACCCATCAGGATGAATGGGCGACGATTATCGCCCAGGATATCGGTGTGCCCCGTGACTATGTGGTCGACCAGTTCAGGCGCAAGAGCACCACATACGAACTGCGTCCGGTCACAGACGCGGCGATCGCGTCCCAGCAACAGGTCGCGGACCTTTTCTACCGGCAAAAGCTGTTGCCCAGGGCGGTCGATGTGCGTCCGCTCTGGGATAGGCGCTTCAACGCCATCCTTCCCAACAGAGGCTGAACATCATGGCCACCCATGCAATGCAACAGGACGGTGCCCGGCCCGCTTCGGCCGGGCCGATCAGCGTGGATCAACTCGATCGGTTGACCCGGCGACTGGCCGAAACCGCTGAACATTATGACCGTAGCGGCGAATTTCCCCGCGCCAATTTCGATCTGCTGGCAGCCGAAGGGTTGATCGGCCTGACCGTGCCGCGCGCACTGGGCGGTCGCGGCGCAGGGCTGGGCGAGGCGATCCGCGTGCTCGCCGCCGTGGCGAAGGGTGAGCCGTCGACCGCGCTCATCCTGTTCATGACCTATCATCATCATGCCACGCCCGCGCGTGCGCGCAATTGGCCGCAGGCGATCTACGAGCGATTGGCGCGCGATGCGGTGGCGGGGCGGGGGCTGATCGGCGGCCTGCGGGTCGAGCCTGAACTGGGGACGCCGGTGCGCGGCGGCCTCCCTGCGACGATCGCCCGCCGCACCGCCGATGGCTGGGCGATCAGCGGCACGAAAATCTATTCGACCGGATCGACCGGACTTGACTGGTTTTCGGTCTGGGCGAAGACGGACGAGGACGTACCGCGCGTCGGCAATTTCCTGGTTCGCGCCGATAGTGCCGGCATCGATATCGAGCCGGTGTGGGACCATCTGGGGATGCGCGCCACCGTCAGCCATGCCGTGCATTTCGCCGACACGCCGACGCCGTTCGATCATGCCGTCGACATCCGCCGTCCCGAACAATGGGCCGCCGGCGCAGGTGATCCCAGCCTCGCCATCTGGAACGCGCTCGCTATCTCGACCATCTATGACGGCGTCGCGCGGGCGGCGCGGGACTGGCTGCGCGCCTATCTCAACGACCGGGTGCCGACCAATCTGGGCGCTTCGCTAGCTACCCTGCCGCGCGTTCAGGAAAAATTTGGCGAAATCGAGACGTTGCTGCAGGTCAACCGCACGCTGATCCGCGATGCCGCCGCCCGTTATGATGCCGGCGATCCGCCCAGTGCAGTGGAGGTGAACAACATCAAATATCTAACGACCGCCAACGCCATC
Encoded proteins:
- a CDS encoding phosphotransferase — encoded protein: MSGVGEDANAGTTAVRDTYRFDEDALACWMAAHVEGYAGPLRVEQFKGGQSNPTYKLVTPGRFYVLRRKPPGDTLRGAHAVDREARILTALGGVGFPVAHVLGLCTDESVIGSWFYIMDMVEGRIFWDATFPTVSNAERPAYFDAMNATIAQLHGVDYAAIGLADYGKPGNYFARQIGRWTRQYLEDADAGRDADMDALIAWLPENIPAGEESSIVHGDFRCDNMIFHPTEPRVLAVLDWELSTLGHPLADFAYHAMMYQMPPDIVAGLGGVDIGALNIPDEADYVAAYCARTGRSGIPNWDFYIAFNYFRLAAIFHGIRGRVIRGTAASAHARERAKALPRLSALARRSMETCR
- a CDS encoding acetyl-CoA C-acetyltransferase, coding for MTEAFIVDAVRTAGGRRNGALAGWHPADMGGEVLNALVDRSGIDPAAIEDVILGCVTQAGEQAFAFARNAVLASRLPQSVPAVTIDRQCGSSQQALQFAAQAVMSGTQDVVIAAGAESMTRVPMFSNTAYHQREGVGVGPFSDRVKQRFGVESFSQFEGAEMIAAKYGFDRETLDRYALQSHQRAAAATEADRFVGQIVPLAVEGGVHVKDEGVRADATLEGIGSVKLLKEGGVVSAANASQICDGASAVLVVNERALKAHNLTPLARIVNMTVTAGDPVIMLEEPVFATRKALERAGMTIDDIDLYEVNEAFAPVPLAWLQALDADPARLNVNGGAIALGHPLGATGTKLMATLIHELRARGKRYGLQTVCEGGGIANVTIVEAL
- the yaaA gene encoding peroxide stress protein YaaA: MIALLSPAKTLDFERTLPPLEASTPHFAQEARSLAKSAANLTQKRLSELMHISPRLAKLNADRFRDFADLPERPALFAFAGDVYTGFEVDTLDAAGVAFAQDHVRMLSGLYGLLRPLDAIRPYRLEMGTRWAPRRKSLTDWWDDRIAQFLLAQLAEEGSGVLLNLASQEYFAAVKGRLGKVRVIEVEFREPGPNGPRFISFNAKRARGMMARWLCEHHITDVDAMRGFDSDGYRFDAEESDADRWRFSRT
- a CDS encoding TetR/AcrR family transcriptional regulator, producing MQDVSPFRNAAQRETDRAAKRDAVLRAAVRMFNERGFFATSLDDVAASLGISKRTIYHYLANKDQVLLECVTIGLQQLLQAAEEARAESGNGRDRLMKFLRRYAEINMDDFGRCVIRTGEEALSRESLPRYRALKKEIDVALRQMLREAIDDGSIAPIDVKIAAFTLAGALNWPARWHEPDGALSTSQIADAMVDILMAGLDSRSA
- a CDS encoding LysR family transcriptional regulator yields the protein MHTPGTPTFDQLRIFLTIVDTGSFAAAGRSLNRAVSVISYGVANLEAQLGLMLFEREGTRKPQLTVAGRALLAEARSISHGIDGLRAKVKGLLDGLEAEVDLAVDVMVPSERLGRVLRAFAAEFPTVQLRLHVEALGAITAMVLDRAAVVGISGPLAAGVEGVECIAAGSVPMVPVAAPDHPLGRMERIPPGAGRDYTQLVLTDRSRFTEGQDYSVMSPKTWRLADLGAKHALLREGIGWGNMPLPMIEPDLVAGTLVRLAMPDHLGGTYRFAGVWRRDTPPGPAASWLLDQFVALGKDDLELHGMGDV
- a CDS encoding acyl-CoA dehydrogenase family protein — its product is MSGVGPQRTAAIAAKVEAFVRDVVVPYEHDPRRDHHDCPTEELVIELKDKARAAGVLTPHILEDGSHLSQQETAIVLAKTGLSPLGPLACNTAAPDEGNIYLLGKVGSAEIKERFLKPLIEGRTRSAFFMTEPAADGGAGSDPSMMQTTCHQDGNHWVVNGRKAFITGADGAGIGIVMAKSQDGACMFLVDLPDPAIRIDHVPNTIDSSMPGGHAVLTIDNLRVPADQMLGNPGEGFQYAQVRLSPARLSHCMRWLGACIRAHEIATDYANRRMAFGKTLIDHEGVGFMLADNMIDLKQCELMIDWCAEVLDGGSLGTAESSMTKVAVSEALMRVADRCVQVMGGSGVTSDTIVEQVYREIRAFRIYDGPTEVHKWSLAKKIRRDWKAAQSEKGKP
- a CDS encoding SDR family NAD(P)-dependent oxidoreductase codes for the protein MTPGSKASAVIIGASGGIGGALEATLMEEGAFAVVHGFARSRSDAQHIDLRDQSSIAKAAAHVASGPAPTLVIVATGLLHEGDRGPEKALRDLDPDWLAQIYAINAIGPALVAKHFLPIMPKAGRTVFAALSARVGSISDNRLGGWHGYRAAKAALNMLVRTLAIEERRRNDRAIVVSLHPGTVDTQLSRPFQANVPAGRLFDAERAALQLLDVIEGLKAPDSGKLFDFQGEEIAF
- a CDS encoding enoyl-CoA hydratase/isomerase family protein, yielding MSALPVLVSVDGAVATLTLNRPAAGNTVNQPLADALLDAAIRCDNDPAIRCVVLTGHGKLFCGGGDISAFDAAGDQVPAFLGRLAGTLHMAVTRLLRMDKPLLVAVNGPAAGAGLSLAISGDVVIAAHSAHFIAAYGSVGLTPDGGMSWLLPRHVGLRRAQEIILTNRKVSAEEAAAIGLVTRTVPDDQLAPEMAKTARMLADGPTGAIAGARALLLESSHSPLEGQLERETRSIAAAGGSAECREGVAAFLGRRKPDFSGDA
- a CDS encoding NAD(P)H-dependent flavin oxidoreductase, yielding MALKTRITQLLGIEHPIVQGGMMWVGRAELAAAVSNAGGLGILTALTQPTPDDLRREIDRCRAMTDRPFGVNLTILPSVTPPPYAEYRRAIIDSGVTIVETAGHKPQAHVDDFKGHGITVLHKCTAVRHALSAERMGVDIISIDGFECAGHPGEDDIPGLILIPAAADKVTIPMLASGGIGDGRGLAAALALGAEGINMGTRFCATVEAPIHERVKQFIIDNDERDTNLIFRKFHNTGRVARNGVSDQVVEISAQADAVFEDIRALVSGAKGRDALETGNLEAGLIWAGQIQGLIHDIPTCADLLARIVDEAETIISGRLASFLQPALVEGG